A window of Chloracidobacterium sp. N contains these coding sequences:
- a CDS encoding PEGA domain-containing protein: MRLKTVNHPLHSLLVLLTVLAVSGSSAMAQKEAGVIVEKKVRTANYRPPSVGSLMVASNTPTGEVLLNGQPSGQLTDARFMKRLNPGRYRLEVRAADYLPFSREVTITAGRAEAVIAELKPNFATLSLPNLRLRPTPKPAVFVDGQPLDEGRWRLDGQRLEARISPPGTRTILVRQGTRVVYRGTLKLEAAAAKVEVAEPPKAILRIESLPTARVYADDVYCGDVSADGTLVIDQLSPDETHRLRIEAERYRTFETDLIVTTEQPTLLRARLEAIIEFADNFTNLYKWDAPPGWAVENQLLRVSGPAFAVGLPRDVGFRGCEINFDLRMTQGWRAAWIVRGRDERNGYLFILEAPTPTTSRIDTYLYRDGAIGTPVQSDPLPLRFEARKWNRIRIVARDNKISHLITPSDSPDEISVALFQDRDKLFPYGAPGFVSLPDATFYVGGFVVCPEGADCRPEIR; encoded by the coding sequence ATGAGGTTGAAAACCGTCAACCACCCTCTGCATTCCCTGCTCGTGTTGCTCACCGTTCTGGCGGTCAGCGGCTCGTCCGCAATGGCCCAGAAAGAAGCCGGTGTCATCGTCGAGAAAAAAGTCAGGACGGCGAACTATCGCCCGCCTTCCGTAGGGTCGCTCATGGTCGCCAGCAACACCCCAACGGGCGAAGTACTGCTCAACGGCCAGCCCAGCGGACAGTTGACCGATGCCAGGTTCATGAAGCGGCTCAATCCGGGACGTTATCGGCTTGAAGTCCGTGCCGCCGACTACCTGCCCTTCTCCCGCGAAGTCACCATCACGGCCGGACGCGCGGAAGCCGTCATTGCCGAACTCAAACCCAACTTCGCCACCCTTTCCCTGCCAAACCTGCGCCTGCGCCCAACGCCCAAGCCGGCCGTTTTCGTGGACGGCCAACCCCTGGACGAAGGACGGTGGCGGTTGGACGGCCAGCGGCTGGAAGCACGCATCAGCCCACCGGGCACACGCACCATCCTGGTCAGGCAGGGAACGCGCGTCGTCTATCGGGGAACCCTCAAACTGGAAGCGGCTGCAGCCAAGGTTGAAGTCGCCGAACCGCCGAAAGCCATCCTCCGCATCGAGTCGCTACCTACGGCCCGCGTCTATGCCGACGACGTGTACTGCGGAGATGTTTCAGCCGACGGCACGCTGGTGATTGACCAGCTTTCACCCGATGAAACCCACCGGCTGCGCATCGAGGCCGAACGCTACCGGACGTTTGAAACCGACCTCATCGTGACGACTGAGCAACCGACCCTGCTGCGCGCCCGCCTGGAAGCCATCATCGAGTTTGCGGACAACTTCACCAACCTTTACAAATGGGACGCCCCGCCCGGATGGGCCGTGGAAAACCAGCTTCTGCGTGTCAGCGGCCCGGCGTTTGCCGTCGGACTGCCCAGAGACGTTGGCTTTCGGGGCTGTGAAATCAACTTCGACCTGCGGATGACCCAGGGCTGGCGGGCCGCATGGATCGTACGTGGGCGCGATGAACGCAACGGCTACCTGTTCATTCTGGAAGCTCCAACGCCCACGACGAGTCGGATTGACACCTATCTCTACCGGGACGGCGCCATCGGGACGCCGGTGCAAAGCGACCCGCTGCCGCTGCGCTTCGAGGCGCGCAAGTGGAACCGCATCCGCATCGTTGCCCGCGACAACAAAATCAGCCACCTCATCACCCCCAGCGACAGCCCCGACGAAATCTCGGTGGCGCTGTTCCAGGACCGCGACAAGCTCTTTCCCTACGGTGCGCCGGGCTTTGTTTCCCTGCCGGACGCGACGTTCTATGTCGGTGGGTTTGTCGTCTGCCCGGAAGGGGCCGACTGCCGTCCCGAAATCAGGTAG
- a CDS encoding M48 family metalloprotease, protein MTNQTALLTAGRAYQDFRLWSGIGAIGWNLMFFTVFILAGGHVALSRALGIEAQPSVGRIVLGLAAFYVLYAAVNAPLELLTGWAAERSFAMTQRTLRHWLMAYLTGVTGQGVMFVLGLTALWQLHQWLPGWWWLAAAGLVAGVSLVLALLQPFLLPPVVRRKPFDAPPVVDAVPPALRSKLPKLVVFTGDADEAVNGGLVGWGPTTQLWISQTTLDKLRPEQVACLLVREVGHLQTGHRTLGVLVSSLWLSAGLAVVAALTNFGLNGGLADLLTLAVGMTWWNFAGLFVLPALGRRSVLAADRFYLAQGGDPRVLRDTLIALAEINRAQPDITGRKQQVFHPLPSLDTRLAHIATAHSGKNGGQ, encoded by the coding sequence ATGACGAATCAAACCGCTTTGCTGACGGCAGGCCGCGCCTACCAGGACTTTCGTCTCTGGAGCGGAATTGGCGCAATTGGCTGGAATCTGATGTTTTTCACGGTGTTCATCCTGGCCGGGGGACACGTTGCCCTGTCCCGTGCGTTGGGTATCGAGGCCCAGCCTTCGGTCGGGAGGATTGTGCTGGGGTTGGCGGCCTTTTATGTCCTGTACGCCGCCGTCAACGCACCGCTGGAGCTTTTGACCGGCTGGGCAGCAGAACGCAGTTTCGCCATGACGCAGCGCACGTTGCGTCACTGGCTGATGGCTTATCTGACCGGCGTGACCGGACAGGGCGTTATGTTCGTGCTCGGCCTGACCGCCCTGTGGCAGTTGCATCAGTGGCTGCCCGGCTGGTGGTGGCTGGCGGCGGCCGGGTTGGTGGCCGGCGTCTCTCTGGTGCTGGCCCTGCTCCAGCCTTTCCTGCTGCCGCCGGTGGTGCGCCGGAAGCCCTTTGACGCGCCGCCGGTCGTTGACGCGGTGCCGCCTGCGCTACGCTCAAAGCTACCCAAACTGGTGGTCTTCACCGGTGATGCGGATGAAGCCGTCAATGGCGGCCTGGTCGGCTGGGGGCCAACGACGCAGTTGTGGATAAGCCAGACGACGCTTGACAAGCTGCGCCCGGAGCAGGTGGCCTGCCTGCTCGTGCGCGAGGTGGGGCATCTCCAGACGGGCCACCGTACGCTGGGCGTTCTGGTATCCAGCCTGTGGCTTTCTGCCGGGCTGGCCGTTGTGGCTGCACTGACCAACTTCGGGCTGAATGGCGGACTGGCGGACCTGCTGACACTGGCCGTTGGCATGACGTGGTGGAACTTTGCCGGCCTGTTTGTCCTGCCAGCCCTGGGACGGCGCAGCGTTCTGGCGGCAGACCGCTTTTACCTTGCCCAGGGCGGTGATCCACGGGTGTTGCGCGACACCCTGATTGCACTGGCAGAAATCAATCGCGCCCAGCCGGACATCACCGGTCGCAAGCAGCAGGTGTTTCACCCGCTACCGAGTCTGGATACCCGCCTGGCCCACATCGCCACGGCCCACTCCGGGAAGAATGGAGGTCAATGA
- a CDS encoding TetR/AcrR family transcriptional regulator, with translation MARLVASRTADKPPAPASRGENGKHDTILRAAVTVFARNGYFNSKVSDVAREAGVADGTVYLYFKNKDDLLFSIITEMLDSFIVHVRTAIAPLSSPLAQLREIARLHLEMLGRDRDLAVVFEVEIRHSTKFMEEFSTKKLSEYLDLIQQVIEAGQRAGEFRPDINPRIATKVFFGALDEMVTNWILSRRGKPLAAAVEPVLDILLHGFVPHPASVAASPTKE, from the coding sequence ATGGCGCGACTCGTGGCCAGCCGTACCGCCGACAAGCCTCCGGCCCCGGCTTCGCGGGGCGAAAACGGCAAGCATGACACGATTTTACGCGCGGCCGTCACGGTCTTTGCACGCAACGGCTACTTCAACTCGAAGGTGTCGGACGTGGCACGGGAAGCTGGCGTGGCGGATGGGACGGTCTATCTGTACTTCAAAAACAAGGACGACCTGCTGTTTTCCATCATCACGGAAATGCTGGATTCGTTCATCGTCCACGTCCGAACGGCGATTGCGCCTCTGAGCAGCCCACTGGCCCAACTGCGCGAAATTGCACGCCTGCACCTCGAAATGCTTGGCCGTGACCGCGACCTCGCCGTGGTGTTTGAAGTCGAAATCCGGCACTCGACGAAGTTCATGGAGGAGTTTTCGACCAAAAAACTGAGCGAATACCTTGACCTTATCCAGCAGGTCATTGAAGCCGGTCAGAGGGCCGGCGAGTTTCGTCCTGACATCAACCCGCGCATTGCCACCAAGGTCTTTTTCGGTGCGCTCGACGAAATGGTGACGAACTGGATTCTAAGTCGTCGCGGCAAGCCCCTGGCGGCAGCCGTCGAGCCGGTTCTGGACATCCTGCTGCATGGTTTTGTGCCCCATCCGGCGTCTGTCGCCGCATCACCGACCAAGGAGTAG
- a CDS encoding long-chain fatty acid--CoA ligase, which translates to MAYGTSPAVAKVPTTLCEAYAAAIRNHAKDDAFAYKHAGQWVKVSHAAFAERVRKARTGFLALGIRRGDRVGLLSENRLEWTITDVALLSCGAVDVPIYATSTGSQIAYIINDAGAEALVLSNQKQFDKVAAAIGEMPQLKFIVTFDPVNVTAPLPSRVKVLTFEELAQLGDRGGAGEFLDEMAHAASPEDLATLIYTSGTTGDPKGVMLTHDNLTFNLVANVERLTDLGPEDTALSYLPLSHVYERTVMNVFVYSGVSMYFAESVDTVAQNLMEVQPTVMTSVPRIFEKILARIEEEGRKAGGLKTKLFTWAMETGREYSRAVHRGNVPPMLSLQYDIAYALVLSKIRNKIAPRIKFFSSGGAALAEDVMHAFSSMGLTILQGYGLTETSPVITSNTKHENRPGTVGKPLRGVEIKIAPDGEILTRGRHVMRGYYNKPDKTAEVLTPDGWFHTGDIGEIDPDGFLRITDRKKDLFKTSGGKYIAPQPIENALVTSPHITQAVVVGNGRKFPGALIVPTPSSVQNLAREFGLTNASYAELLKHPKILDFYRQEVARLTPHLAQWEKIKNIALLENELTIESGELTPTLKVKRRIVDEKYKAEIDAIYDEKNLASAS; encoded by the coding sequence ATGGCTTACGGAACGTCCCCTGCCGTTGCCAAAGTCCCGACGACCCTGTGTGAAGCCTATGCTGCAGCCATCCGCAACCATGCCAAAGACGATGCCTTTGCCTACAAACACGCCGGGCAGTGGGTCAAGGTCTCGCACGCGGCCTTTGCCGAGCGCGTCCGCAAGGCACGCACTGGTTTCCTGGCACTGGGCATCCGACGCGGCGACCGGGTGGGGCTGCTTTCGGAAAACCGCCTCGAATGGACGATTACCGATGTGGCGCTGCTGAGCTGTGGCGCGGTGGATGTACCAATCTACGCCACCTCGACCGGCAGCCAGATTGCCTACATCATCAACGATGCCGGCGCGGAAGCCTTAGTGCTGTCGAACCAGAAACAGTTCGACAAGGTGGCGGCCGCTATCGGCGAGATGCCCCAACTGAAGTTCATCGTGACGTTCGACCCGGTCAACGTCACGGCTCCGCTGCCGTCGCGGGTGAAAGTCCTCACCTTTGAAGAGCTGGCACAGCTTGGCGACCGTGGTGGCGCCGGCGAATTCCTCGATGAGATGGCCCATGCGGCCAGCCCCGAAGACCTGGCCACGCTCATCTACACCTCTGGGACAACGGGCGACCCCAAAGGCGTCATGCTCACCCACGACAACCTGACGTTCAACCTCGTCGCCAATGTCGAACGGCTGACTGACCTGGGACCTGAAGATACCGCCCTGTCTTATCTGCCGCTTTCCCACGTCTATGAGCGGACGGTCATGAACGTCTTTGTGTATTCGGGCGTCTCGATGTACTTCGCCGAAAGCGTGGACACGGTGGCCCAGAACCTCATGGAAGTGCAGCCGACAGTCATGACGAGCGTCCCCCGTATCTTCGAGAAAATTCTGGCCAGGATTGAAGAAGAAGGACGCAAGGCCGGCGGACTGAAAACCAAACTGTTCACCTGGGCTATGGAAACCGGCCGCGAGTACTCGCGGGCTGTGCACCGGGGAAATGTTCCTCCGATGCTTTCGCTTCAGTATGACATTGCCTATGCCTTGGTTCTTTCCAAAATCAGAAACAAAATCGCTCCGCGCATCAAGTTTTTTTCCTCTGGTGGTGCAGCCCTGGCCGAAGACGTGATGCATGCCTTCTCCAGCATGGGGCTTACCATCCTGCAGGGCTATGGGTTGACGGAAACTTCTCCGGTCATTACCTCCAACACGAAACACGAAAACCGGCCCGGCACCGTCGGCAAGCCTCTCCGTGGCGTGGAGATCAAAATCGCTCCCGACGGTGAGATTCTCACCCGCGGCCGGCACGTCATGCGTGGCTACTACAACAAGCCGGACAAGACCGCCGAAGTGCTCACCCCGGATGGCTGGTTTCACACGGGCGATATTGGTGAAATTGACCCTGATGGTTTCCTGCGTATTACCGACCGCAAGAAAGACCTGTTCAAAACTTCGGGTGGCAAATACATCGCCCCGCAACCGATTGAAAATGCCCTGGTGACCTCCCCCCATATCACCCAGGCGGTAGTGGTTGGCAATGGGCGCAAGTTTCCCGGAGCTTTGATTGTGCCAACCCCTTCCAGTGTTCAAAACCTGGCCCGTGAGTTTGGACTCACCAATGCCAGTTACGCAGAACTGCTCAAGCATCCCAAGATTCTTGATTTCTACCGTCAGGAAGTGGCACGTCTGACGCCACATCTTGCCCAGTGGGAAAAGATCAAAAACATTGCCCTGCTTGAAAATGAACTGACGATTGAAAGTGGCGAACTGACGCCGACACTCAAAGTCAAACGACGTATCGTGGATGAAAAATACAAAGCTGAAATTGATGCCATCTACGACGAAAAAAACCTGGCTTCGGCCAGCTAA
- a CDS encoding 3-hydroxyacyl-CoA dehydrogenase/enoyl-CoA hydratase family protein, with protein sequence MARNMEKAAVLGAGVMGAQIAAHLANAGIPVVLLDIVPPDTPAAADATARSRFARSALEKLHKMKPAPFFLASHAARIRAGNFEDHLEWLRDADWIIEAVTENLAIKRALYEKIEPFRKPGSLITSNTSGIPIASLAEGRSEDFRRNFLGTHFFNPPRYMYLVELIRTPDTDPEASCFASKLCDELLGKGIVYANDRPNFIANRIGIYGFMRTIQVMMEMGLSVTEVDKMTGPAIGRPNSATFRTGDLSGLDTTVAVAQTVYETIPEDECRALFVPPDFIRQMVERRWVGDKAGQGFYKRVQTEAGREIYELDYRTMEYRPQPKVNFLSLEEAKRISDPRERLRFLINGKDTVGQFLWSVIGDALVYTANRIPEITDDLVQVDRAMKWGYNWELGPFETWDALGVAETAKRLEADGKPIPSLVTDLLSSGKTSFYDKYETQTVVFVPAKKTHEPVGDRVGVILLKSVKERTGVIRKNAGASLIDLGDGVACLEFHTKMNALGGDTIQMIQFAVKEVAQNFVGLVVGNQGENFSAGANLMMMLMGAQEGEWDELNHAIRTFQNTVMSLRYSPKPTVVAPFGLTLGGGCEMTLHGDRVRAAAESYIGLVEVGVGLLPAGGGTKEMLVRCADRARGTEADLMVFIKEAFQNIMLAKTSTSAEEARELGYLRPTDGITMNRDRLIADAKQAVLALALEGYRQPAMRTDIPALGESGLAVLKLGLHQMLRAGYATEHDVVIGTKVAKVLTGGDLNHPSTVSEQDLLDLEREGFLSLLGERKTQERIQHTLKTGKPLRN encoded by the coding sequence ATGGCTCGTAATATGGAAAAGGCGGCCGTACTCGGCGCCGGCGTGATGGGCGCCCAGATTGCCGCGCACCTGGCCAACGCCGGTATCCCCGTGGTTTTGCTGGACATCGTTCCGCCGGACACCCCGGCGGCGGCTGACGCCACAGCGCGCAGCCGTTTTGCCCGGTCGGCGCTCGAAAAGCTGCACAAGATGAAACCGGCGCCTTTTTTCCTGGCCAGCCATGCCGCCCGAATCCGGGCCGGCAACTTTGAAGACCACCTGGAATGGCTCCGGGACGCCGACTGGATCATCGAGGCCGTTACCGAAAACCTCGCCATCAAACGGGCGCTCTACGAAAAGATCGAACCGTTCCGCAAACCCGGCAGCCTCATCACTTCCAACACGTCCGGGATTCCCATTGCCTCGCTGGCCGAAGGCCGTTCGGAAGACTTCCGGCGGAACTTTCTGGGCACGCACTTCTTCAATCCGCCGCGCTACATGTATCTCGTCGAGCTGATCCGCACGCCCGACACCGACCCCGAAGCGTCCTGCTTTGCGTCCAAGCTGTGCGACGAGCTGCTCGGCAAAGGCATTGTCTATGCCAACGACCGCCCCAACTTCATTGCCAACCGCATCGGGATTTACGGCTTCATGCGGACGATTCAGGTCATGATGGAAATGGGGCTTTCCGTTACCGAAGTGGACAAAATGACCGGCCCGGCCATCGGGCGTCCGAACAGTGCCACGTTTCGTACCGGTGACCTGTCCGGTCTCGACACCACGGTGGCCGTGGCCCAAACCGTCTATGAGACCATCCCGGAAGATGAATGCCGGGCGCTGTTCGTTCCGCCGGACTTCATTCGCCAGATGGTTGAGCGGCGCTGGGTTGGCGACAAAGCCGGACAGGGCTTCTACAAACGGGTGCAAACCGAAGCCGGGCGCGAGATTTATGAACTGGACTACCGGACGATGGAGTACCGTCCCCAGCCGAAGGTCAACTTCCTTTCCCTGGAAGAAGCCAAACGCATCAGCGATCCCCGTGAACGGCTGCGGTTTCTCATCAACGGCAAGGATACGGTCGGGCAGTTCCTGTGGTCGGTCATTGGAGACGCCCTGGTGTACACCGCCAATCGCATCCCCGAAATCACCGACGATCTCGTGCAGGTGGACCGCGCCATGAAGTGGGGCTACAACTGGGAACTGGGGCCGTTTGAGACCTGGGATGCCTTGGGTGTTGCGGAAACGGCCAAGCGCCTGGAAGCCGACGGCAAACCGATTCCATCCCTGGTCACCGACCTTCTCTCCAGCGGCAAGACCAGCTTTTACGACAAGTACGAGACACAAACGGTCGTTTTCGTCCCAGCCAAAAAGACTCACGAACCGGTTGGCGACCGGGTGGGTGTGATCCTGCTCAAGTCGGTCAAAGAGCGGACGGGTGTCATCAGGAAAAATGCTGGTGCGTCACTCATTGATCTCGGCGACGGTGTGGCCTGTCTTGAGTTTCACACCAAGATGAACGCGCTTGGGGGCGACACCATTCAGATGATCCAGTTCGCCGTCAAGGAAGTGGCGCAGAACTTCGTCGGCCTGGTTGTCGGCAACCAGGGCGAAAACTTCAGCGCCGGCGCCAATTTGATGATGATGCTGATGGGCGCCCAGGAAGGCGAATGGGACGAACTCAACCACGCCATTCGGACATTCCAGAACACCGTCATGTCCCTGCGCTACTCGCCCAAGCCAACGGTCGTAGCGCCATTTGGGCTGACGCTGGGCGGCGGCTGCGAAATGACCCTGCACGGCGACCGGGTTCGGGCGGCGGCGGAAAGCTACATCGGGCTGGTTGAAGTCGGCGTGGGCCTTCTGCCGGCCGGCGGTGGCACAAAGGAGATGCTGGTTCGCTGCGCTGACCGCGCCCGTGGGACGGAAGCTGACCTCATGGTGTTCATCAAGGAAGCCTTCCAGAACATCATGCTGGCGAAAACCTCCACCAGCGCCGAAGAAGCCCGCGAACTGGGCTATCTGCGGCCGACCGACGGCATCACCATGAACCGTGACCGCCTCATTGCCGATGCCAAGCAAGCTGTTCTGGCGCTGGCGCTCGAAGGCTACCGGCAACCGGCGATGCGCACGGATATTCCTGCGCTGGGGGAGTCGGGGCTGGCGGTGCTCAAGCTGGGGCTGCACCAGATGCTCCGCGCCGGCTATGCCACCGAACATGATGTGGTCATCGGAACCAAAGTCGCCAAAGTGCTGACCGGCGGTGATTTGAATCACCCCAGCACCGTTTCGGAGCAGGACCTGCTCGACCTGGAACGGGAAGGATTCCTGAGCCTCCTGGGCGAACGCAAAACCCAGGAACGCATCCAGCACACACTCAAAACCGGTAAACCACTGCGCAACTAG
- a CDS encoding acetyl-CoA C-acyltransferase codes for MKEAVIVSAARTAVGKAKKGALAHVRPDDFGAVAIRAAVERASPLDPAAIDDVIFGCAMPEAEQGMNVARIAALRAGLPVSVSAVTVNRFCASGLQTIAFAADRIRAGGAEVIVAGGTESMSLIPMTGNKLSPNPTLVDTYPDVYLSMGLTAEMVARKYDISREDADAFSYRSHQRALAAQQAGRFQPEIAPVTVIRKDRDARGKTITTEQVFDVDEGPRSDTTLEALARLKPAFHVAGQVTAGNASQTSDGAAAVVVMSETRARELGLPPLARFVAFATGGVAPEIMGIGPVEAVPKALKQAGLSLDAIKLIELNEAFAAQSLAVMKVLELDPERVNINGGAIALGHPLGCTGAKLTASLIYELRRQGGGYGMVTMCIGGGMGAAGIFEVFPEAA; via the coding sequence ATGAAGGAAGCCGTCATTGTTTCTGCCGCCCGCACGGCGGTCGGAAAAGCCAAAAAAGGCGCTCTGGCGCACGTTCGTCCCGATGACTTCGGCGCAGTTGCCATTCGCGCCGCGGTCGAGCGGGCATCCCCGCTCGACCCGGCCGCCATTGACGATGTCATCTTTGGTTGCGCCATGCCGGAGGCCGAACAGGGCATGAACGTGGCCCGGATCGCGGCCCTCCGTGCCGGCCTGCCGGTATCGGTCAGTGCGGTGACGGTCAACCGCTTTTGTGCTTCCGGTTTGCAGACGATTGCGTTTGCCGCTGACCGCATCCGGGCTGGGGGAGCTGAAGTTATTGTTGCGGGTGGCACGGAGAGCATGTCGCTGATTCCGATGACCGGCAACAAGCTGTCCCCCAATCCCACTCTGGTGGACACCTACCCCGATGTGTACCTGAGTATGGGGCTGACGGCTGAAATGGTAGCCCGCAAGTACGACATCTCCCGTGAGGATGCCGATGCGTTTTCGTACCGCAGCCATCAGCGCGCCCTTGCTGCCCAGCAGGCCGGCAGGTTTCAGCCGGAAATTGCCCCGGTGACCGTCATCCGCAAGGACCGTGACGCCCGTGGAAAAACCATCACGACCGAGCAGGTGTTCGATGTGGATGAAGGCCCCCGGTCAGACACCACGCTCGAAGCCCTGGCCAGGCTCAAGCCGGCCTTTCACGTCGCCGGACAGGTGACGGCCGGTAATGCTTCGCAAACCAGCGATGGCGCGGCGGCCGTGGTGGTGATGTCGGAAACCAGGGCCCGGGAACTGGGCCTCCCCCCCCTCGCCCGCTTCGTGGCGTTTGCCACGGGCGGTGTGGCTCCCGAAATCATGGGCATCGGACCCGTGGAAGCCGTTCCCAAAGCTCTCAAGCAGGCCGGCCTGAGCCTTGATGCCATCAAACTCATCGAGCTCAACGAGGCCTTTGCGGCGCAATCGCTGGCAGTGATGAAGGTGCTGGAACTCGACCCGGAACGGGTCAACATCAACGGTGGCGCCATCGCTTTGGGGCATCCACTGGGCTGCACCGGCGCCAAGCTGACAGCTTCACTCATCTATGAACTACGTCGCCAGGGTGGGGGCTACGGGATGGTCACAATGTGTATCGGCGGCGGCATGGGTGCGGCCGGCATCTTTGAGGTCTTCCCCGAAGCTGCATAA